A DNA window from Buttiauxella agrestis contains the following coding sequences:
- a CDS encoding M35 family metallo-endopeptidase: MFSSADEKITIGTTSLEKGVVVHQKITDPFKKMIRNALKEQRIILLERKNELEIWDGCAQQRFKKAFGLTNEKARQWILEGINKEILLNNEIPISNFKKTKENVYASVNSSDLEHNINIGEKFSKAPLTGEDSQVVTLCHEMSHFDDILGTKDLGEGSPRSYAVSLARKCDERTMQSSYNFEMYFV; encoded by the coding sequence ATGTTTAGCAGTGCAGATGAAAAAATAACAATAGGAACTACATCTTTAGAAAAGGGAGTTGTTGTGCACCAAAAAATAACAGATCCCTTTAAAAAAATGATTAGAAATGCCTTGAAAGAGCAGCGCATAATTTTATTGGAAAGAAAAAATGAACTTGAAATATGGGATGGGTGTGCTCAGCAAAGGTTCAAAAAAGCGTTTGGTTTAACTAATGAAAAGGCACGGCAATGGATACTGGAAGGTATAAATAAAGAGATTTTATTAAATAATGAAATTCCAATATCTAACTTTAAGAAGACCAAAGAAAATGTTTATGCATCCGTAAACTCCTCTGATTTAGAGCATAATATTAATATTGGAGAGAAATTCTCGAAGGCGCCTTTGACTGGTGAGGATTCACAAGTGGTAACCTTATGTCATGAAATGTCACACTTCGATGATATTCTAGGTACTAAAGATTTAGGTGAGGGTTCCCCAAGAAGTTATGCAGTTTCACTGGCAAGGAAATGTGATGAAAGAACTATGCAAAGCTCATACAATTTTGAAATGTATTTTGTGTAA